The Deltaproteobacteria bacterium region TCGCTCTGCTGGATCTTCTCGAGCAGCTTCGCTTTCTGATCCGCCTCGGGAAAGAGCTCCAGCGCCTTCTTGTAGTATTCGAGCGCGTCCTTCTTTTTGCCCATGGCCTTCAGGCAGTCGCCCACGTGTTCGCAGATCACCGATTCGTCGGGCACCAGCTCGTGCGCGCGTTTGAGATGCGTGAGCGCGTCCTTGTATTTGCCGCGCCGATACAGCAGCCAGCCGTAGCTGTCGGTGATGAATCCGTCCCCGGGGCGCAGGTCCACCGCCTGTTTGAGCAGACCCTCGGCCCGGTCGAGCTCCGTGTTGTGCTCGACGAGCGTGTAGCCCACGAAGTTCAACGCGTCGGCGTTTTTCGGCTCGCGCACGATCACCGCGTCCATGATCTCGACGGCGCGTTGCCACTCCCCCGCCCGCTCATGGATGTTCGCGAGCACGTAGCTCAGGCTCGAATCGTTGGGTGTCACGGTCAGGGCCTGCTCGAGCATCGCCACGGCATCCTTCACGCGGCCCTGATCGGCCACCACGAGCGCCAGCGTGCGCATGAGGAACGTGTCGTCGGGATTGAGCTGCAAGGCGCGGCGCAGCAACGCCTCGGCTTCGTCGAGCCGCTGCATTCGGCGCAGCAGCCCGCCCCGCGCGGCGAGACTGTCGAGGAAATAGGGGCTGCTGTCGGGGATGCGCGCGTACGCCCCATACGCGGCTTCGGGCTGGTTCTGCCGGGTCAGGCTAAGCGCGAGGAAGTAGAGCGCCTGCCCGTTTTGCGGATCGGCGGCGAGGATGAGGTTGAATTCGGTGATCGCCTCACTAAACCGGCCCTGATAGAACAGGATCAATCCACGGTTCAGGCGCACATCGGCGTCGTCGAACTGGAAGAGTTTGAGCTTCTCGTTTTCCCGCTCGGCGTCCTGAAGGTTGTGCCGCTGAACATGCATGCGCACGAGGTGCGTGCGCAGGTACGAGTTGTCGGGCTCGATCTCGAGGGCGCGCTCGTAGTGCGCGATCGCGGCTTCCTCGTCGTTGCGCTCCTGCGCGCAGTAACCCAGCGTCATCTCGGCGCGGGCGAATTTCGGGTCGATCTCCAGCGTTCGCCGCAAAAAGGGCTCGGCGGCGGCGCAGTCGTCGCGCACGATTTCGAGCCGCGCGCGCTCGAACATCGCGAGCGCCGAGGCGCCGTGTCGCGCGATCAGATCATCCAGCACGGCGCGCGATCGGTCGAAGTCCTTGTTCACGGTGTGGAGATTCGCGACGAGCAGCGCGATCTCCTCGTTGTCCGGATCCTCGGCGAGCGCGCGGGTGTAGGCGTCGGTCGCGCCCTTCACGTCGCCGCGCGCGGCGAGCAGGCCCCCGTAAAGCACGGCCGAATCCACGTCTTTGGGCGAGAGGTCGAATGCCTGTTTCGCATACGCCACCGCGCCGTCGAGATCGCCCTGATGCACGCGGATCTGCGCGAGGGTGCGGTAGATCCCCGCATCCTGGGGCGTGATCTCGGCCATTGCCTTGTACGCTTTTTCCGCCGCCTCGAAGTCCTGGCGCAGCAGCGCCTGCTCGGCCTCGATCGCGTAGA contains the following coding sequences:
- a CDS encoding tetratricopeptide repeat protein; the encoded protein is MRAFAVAALVALAIVAAGCANTATVKGSTLNAIKERGEIGSRSDYYLYAIEAEQALLRQDFEAAEKAYKAMAEITPQDAGIYRTLAQIRVHQGDLDGAVAYAKQAFDLSPKDVDSAVLYGGLLAARGDVKGATDAYTRALAEDPDNEEIALLVANLHTVNKDFDRSRAVLDDLIARHGASALAMFERARLEIVRDDCAAAEPFLRRTLEIDPKFARAEMTLGYCAQERNDEEAAIAHYERALEIEPDNSYLRTHLVRMHVQRHNLQDAERENEKLKLFQFDDADVRLNRGLILFYQGRFSEAITEFNLILAADPQNGQALYFLALSLTRQNQPEAAYGAYARIPDSSPYFLDSLAARGGLLRRMQRLDEAEALLRRALQLNPDDTFLMRTLALVVADQGRVKDAVAMLEQALTVTPNDSSLSYVLANIHERAGEWQRAVEIMDAVIVREPKNADALNFVGYTLVEHNTELDRAEGLLKQAVDLRPGDGFITDSYGWLLYRRGKYKDALTHLKRAHELVPDESVICEHVGDCLKAMGKKKDALEYYKKALELFPEADQKAKLLEKIQQSE